The Streptomyces sp. NBC_01197 genome window below encodes:
- the tap gene encoding telomere-associated protein Tap, whose translation MSELFDAVDALVASASALPPPEERKRLRVAHGLTLEQVAGALKVRRATVSVWESSKNKTEPRGPEREAYARLLRQLAELYPAPAATAAPGQDTVVPETFTGPSAPAPREAGATDLSPESGSVPETAALADAPDVQQRPVRAPASRTTAATRGPSASRRPAAKKATAKPAAAPASVDPRFANGPLAVVDIDADGQVLAYCVGGLVLDVPAKSMPALVDWTLREAKLGAPKLAGPGKDADPLLVLTEAALERYGLPVALTEEERIAGRIPEGHKIVKQLARAEWKLTKRGFGPWARIYRPATGSERACVQLCIPSWNALDTRHWDTAGQLPPAELARLLGTYASRVMTPRGSTAVTGLELMTALHPPTRASEPDVDGKRHSEHNPGSLGKEPVDCAPCEAPDGHPLLADLPRFHVRGPAEKLFEEAYDWARPLTDAECMHRNLVGLDVNMAFAAGANGLIVGLGEPAYVKQPVFDPKLPGSWLVDLSHVDLSRVKAGKDTWAELDASLLPSPFTPKGERPEGPAWYATPTVAYAVELGYDVAPVEAYVRRENGRYLDGWYTRLRDAYLATMADLGVAADLSPEEFLAAMDGYRGRDPELAIVVSAVKATVKGGLGKLRERPRGEGWRPGQPWRALSRPTWRPDIRAAVISRTRVNLHRKIVKHAAFTGQYPVAVNSDCVVYAVDGESPLDFLPYREGKPLPGGFKLGVNPGLVKHEGTQTTLWGEGVREQFQAPGLNLARYIKDGTVTDKDNGE comes from the coding sequence ATGTCTGAGTTGTTCGATGCTGTCGATGCGTTGGTCGCGTCCGCGTCTGCGCTCCCGCCGCCGGAGGAGCGCAAGCGTTTGCGTGTGGCGCACGGTCTGACGCTGGAGCAGGTGGCGGGTGCGCTGAAGGTGCGCCGCGCGACCGTCAGCGTCTGGGAGTCCAGCAAAAACAAGACGGAGCCGCGGGGTCCGGAGCGTGAGGCGTACGCGCGGTTGCTCAGGCAGCTCGCGGAGCTCTACCCCGCGCCGGCGGCCACCGCCGCACCCGGACAGGACACCGTGGTGCCCGAGACGTTCACCGGCCCCTCCGCGCCCGCTCCCCGCGAAGCCGGGGCCACCGATCTGTCCCCGGAGTCGGGTTCGGTGCCGGAGACTGCGGCTCTGGCCGACGCGCCGGATGTCCAGCAGCGTCCCGTCCGCGCTCCCGCCTCCCGTACGACTGCCGCCACCAGGGGGCCGTCGGCGTCGCGGCGTCCGGCTGCGAAGAAGGCCACGGCCAAACCCGCCGCCGCCCCGGCCAGTGTCGATCCGCGTTTCGCAAACGGGCCGCTCGCGGTCGTCGACATCGACGCTGACGGGCAGGTGCTGGCGTACTGCGTCGGCGGCCTGGTCCTGGACGTGCCCGCCAAGTCCATGCCGGCCCTGGTCGACTGGACCCTGCGCGAGGCCAAGTTGGGCGCGCCGAAGCTGGCCGGGCCGGGCAAGGACGCCGACCCGCTGCTGGTGCTCACCGAAGCTGCGCTGGAGCGCTATGGCCTCCCCGTCGCCCTCACGGAGGAGGAGCGGATCGCCGGGCGGATTCCCGAGGGCCACAAGATCGTCAAGCAGCTGGCCCGCGCGGAGTGGAAGCTGACGAAGCGCGGGTTCGGGCCATGGGCACGGATCTACCGCCCCGCTACCGGCTCGGAGCGGGCCTGCGTCCAGCTGTGTATCCCGTCGTGGAACGCGCTGGACACCCGGCACTGGGACACCGCCGGCCAGCTGCCGCCGGCGGAGCTCGCCCGGCTGCTGGGGACGTACGCGTCGAGGGTGATGACGCCGCGCGGCTCGACCGCCGTCACCGGCCTGGAACTCATGACGGCCCTGCACCCGCCGACCCGCGCTTCCGAACCGGACGTCGACGGCAAGCGGCACTCCGAGCACAATCCGGGCTCGCTGGGGAAGGAGCCGGTGGACTGCGCGCCGTGCGAAGCCCCGGACGGGCACCCGCTCCTGGCTGACCTGCCGCGCTTCCACGTCCGCGGCCCGGCAGAGAAACTCTTCGAGGAGGCGTACGACTGGGCGCGCCCGCTCACCGACGCCGAATGCATGCACCGCAACCTCGTGGGCCTGGACGTGAACATGGCCTTCGCCGCCGGTGCCAACGGGCTCATCGTCGGCCTCGGCGAGCCCGCGTACGTCAAGCAGCCGGTGTTCGACCCGAAGCTCCCGGGGAGCTGGCTGGTGGACCTCTCGCACGTCGATCTGTCCCGGGTGAAGGCCGGTAAGGACACGTGGGCGGAGCTGGACGCGAGTCTGCTGCCCAGCCCGTTCACGCCGAAGGGCGAGCGTCCCGAGGGCCCGGCCTGGTATGCGACGCCGACCGTGGCGTACGCGGTGGAGCTGGGCTACGACGTCGCGCCGGTCGAGGCGTACGTCCGGCGTGAGAACGGCCGCTATCTGGACGGCTGGTACACGCGGCTGCGCGACGCCTACCTCGCCACCATGGCCGACCTCGGTGTGGCAGCGGACCTGTCGCCGGAGGAGTTCCTGGCGGCGATGGACGGCTACCGCGGCCGCGACCCGGAGCTCGCGATCGTGGTGTCCGCGGTCAAGGCGACGGTCAAGGGCGGCCTGGGGAAGCTGCGTGAGCGGCCGAGGGGCGAGGGCTGGCGGCCCGGCCAGCCGTGGCGGGCGCTCTCCCGTCCGACGTGGCGGCCGGACATCCGGGCGGCGGTCATCTCCCGTACGCGGGTCAACCTGCACCGCAAGATCGTCAAGCACGCGGCGTTCACCGGCCAGTACCCCGTCGCGGTCAACTCCGACTGCGTCGTCTACGCGGTTGACGGCGAGAGCCCGCTGGACTTCCTGCCCTACCGGGAGGGCAAGCCCCTGCCGGGCGGCTTCAAGCTCGGGGTGAACCCGGGGCTGGTGAAGCACGAGGGAACGCAGACCACGTTGTGGGGCGAGGGCGTCAGGGAGCAGTTCCAGGCCCCCGGGCTCAACCTCGCCCGCTACATCAAGGACGGCACCGTCACCGACAAAGACAACGGGGAGTAG
- the uppS gene encoding polyprenyl diphosphate synthase, whose translation MDGNGRWAQRRSLPRTAGHRAAETTVIDTIEAARTAGVEWLSLYAFSTENWNRPGPEVEFLMRLVRRVVRKHAPLLLARGIRCRFLGVTDPRIPRELARDFDDLATLTAGNRGMTLTVAFDHGGRRDIVEAARSLIRSGTPADEVTERLFADHLPFPDTPDVDLVIRTSGEQRISNFMLWQVAYAEWVFPQALWPDFRAPDFLACLHAYRRRDRRFGGVPPQTNGDPS comes from the coding sequence ATGGACGGCAACGGCCGCTGGGCGCAGCGGCGTTCACTTCCTCGCACGGCGGGTCACCGGGCCGCGGAGACCACCGTTATCGACACTATCGAGGCCGCCCGGACCGCGGGTGTCGAGTGGCTGAGCCTGTACGCCTTCTCCACCGAGAACTGGAACCGCCCTGGCCCAGAGGTCGAATTTCTGATGCGCCTGGTCCGCCGGGTCGTGCGCAAGCACGCGCCGCTGTTGCTCGCCCGCGGCATCCGCTGCCGCTTCCTCGGGGTCACAGACCCGCGCATTCCCCGTGAACTTGCCCGGGACTTCGACGACCTGGCGACGCTGACCGCCGGCAACCGGGGGATGACGCTGACCGTCGCCTTCGACCACGGCGGACGCCGGGACATCGTCGAAGCCGCACGGTCACTGATCCGCAGCGGGACGCCCGCCGACGAGGTGACTGAGCGGCTCTTCGCCGACCACCTGCCGTTTCCCGACACCCCCGACGTGGACCTCGTCATCCGTACCTCCGGTGAGCAGCGCATCTCCAACTTCATGCTCTGGCAGGTCGCCTACGCCGAGTGGGTCTTCCCTCAAGCCCTCTGGCCTGACTTCCGGGCCCCTGACTTCCTTGCCTGCCTGCACGCCTATCGGCGCCGCGACCGACGCTTCGGCGGCGTGCCGCCCCAGACGAACGGAGACCCGTCATGA
- a CDS encoding IS1182 family transposase, with the protein MQLSRCPLSLRPRSGEQVPPLTAQVARASNPVGTTAIWVRDRLDGLWCDEDFANWYPRDGRPGLSPAQPATVCVLQFLLGLSDRQAAEAVRCRIDFKYAMAMDLDDPGFHHSVLTDFRDRLAEDDRADRLLDLALTRLKEAGLVRERTTQRTDSTHVLAAVRDLTRLELITEAVRAALEEVAGISPHLLDELVDEDWGRRYGRPVRLGKNPTKPKTRILATGNDAVQLLEHLYRHGADRISGPRIQALRQIMVQNYHRDAAGHLRWRTAEKEGGPGLPPSSRAVVSPYDTSARYARHGHIISWKGFAAHLTETCAPDGPNVITDVATTAATTHDSQVLPGIHTRLARRELLPAEHLVDGGYTSLPHLEQAAREHQVTVSGPLNSNPTRQHRQNEGFARDDFNIDYDRQQVTCPQGQVSAGWHGPYPTSSPSAAPLIVARFTKSQCRPCPARAQCTTTADSARTVGFPSRELRDLQLRVRTEQQTPEWKARYAVRSGVEGTVNEFAHGHGIRRCRYRGQGKAHIQHVLTAIAVNIERLSGLSPAEEAPAPRRPTAFQNYLDQRELPRPKSWRTLGT; encoded by the coding sequence ATGCAGCTGTCGAGGTGCCCGTTGTCCCTTCGCCCCCGTTCCGGTGAGCAAGTACCGCCTCTGACCGCGCAGGTCGCACGCGCGAGCAACCCGGTTGGCACGACGGCGATATGGGTGCGTGACCGTCTCGATGGGCTGTGGTGTGACGAGGACTTCGCCAACTGGTACCCGCGTGACGGACGACCGGGCCTCTCGCCAGCTCAACCGGCTACCGTCTGCGTGCTGCAGTTCCTGCTCGGCCTCTCGGACCGGCAGGCCGCCGAGGCGGTCCGCTGCCGCATCGACTTCAAGTACGCGATGGCCATGGACCTGGACGACCCCGGCTTCCACCACAGCGTGCTGACTGATTTCCGCGACCGTCTCGCTGAAGACGACCGTGCTGACCGTCTCCTTGACCTTGCACTGACCCGTCTCAAAGAGGCCGGCCTGGTACGCGAGCGCACCACCCAACGCACCGACTCCACCCATGTCCTGGCCGCGGTGCGGGACCTGACCCGCCTGGAGCTGATCACCGAGGCGGTCCGCGCCGCACTGGAAGAAGTCGCGGGCATCTCTCCTCATCTGCTGGACGAGCTGGTCGATGAGGACTGGGGGCGCCGTTACGGCCGACCGGTCCGCCTGGGCAAGAATCCCACCAAGCCCAAGACCAGGATCCTCGCCACCGGGAACGACGCCGTCCAGCTCCTGGAACACCTCTACCGGCACGGCGCAGACCGCATCTCCGGCCCTCGTATCCAGGCCCTGCGCCAGATCATGGTGCAGAACTACCATCGTGACGCCGCAGGACACCTGCGCTGGCGCACCGCCGAGAAGGAAGGCGGCCCCGGGCTGCCGCCCTCGTCCCGTGCAGTCGTCTCTCCCTACGACACCTCGGCCCGCTACGCACGGCACGGACACATCATCAGCTGGAAGGGGTTCGCCGCTCACCTGACCGAGACCTGTGCTCCCGACGGCCCCAACGTGATCACGGACGTGGCCACCACCGCGGCCACCACCCACGACAGCCAGGTCCTGCCCGGCATCCACACCCGCCTGGCCCGCCGCGAACTCCTGCCCGCCGAGCACCTGGTCGACGGCGGCTACACCTCCCTGCCCCACCTGGAACAAGCCGCCCGTGAACACCAGGTCACCGTCTCCGGGCCGCTGAACAGCAACCCCACCCGGCAACACCGCCAGAATGAGGGCTTCGCCCGGGACGACTTCAACATCGACTACGACCGCCAGCAGGTCACCTGCCCTCAGGGACAGGTCAGCGCAGGTTGGCACGGCCCCTACCCGACCTCCTCGCCCTCTGCCGCCCCGCTGATCGTGGCCAGGTTCACCAAGAGCCAGTGCCGCCCCTGCCCGGCCCGCGCTCAGTGCACCACCACCGCCGACAGCGCCCGCACCGTGGGCTTTCCCTCGCGAGAACTCCGCGACCTGCAACTCCGCGTCCGCACCGAGCAGCAGACGCCCGAGTGGAAAGCCCGCTACGCGGTCCGCTCCGGAGTGGAGGGCACGGTCAACGAGTTCGCCCACGGACACGGCATACGACGCTGCCGCTACCGCGGACAGGGAAAAGCTCACATCCAGCACGTCCTGACAGCCATCGCCGTCAACATCGAGCGCCTCAGCGGACTGTCACCGGCTGAGGAAGCACCTGCACCCCGCCGACCGACAGCCTTCCAGAACTACCTTGACCAGCGCGAGCTACCCCGACCGAAATCCTGGCGAACTCTGGGCACCTGA
- a CDS encoding oxygenase MpaB family protein, which produces MTTGTTATADEAPLFGPESQFRAFFDDPRWALAMIRATVLEAAHPQIGAALADNSTFVAHPWRRLRNTFLSMRRMFDADPAVREREAARLNRLHARMSGSDSRGRAYDAMDRAARAWVVATLYESAVTMCRLSGQPLDQDTMEHMYAEYRAFLAALDGDAGELPEDLNDFWRYFDRVVENELENTEAARIILYRLFDHLPAPALLDGAPTLWAAGRAVAGPLLGAITVASLPEPYRRQAGLPEMPGAPTLMQGAYLAAGLARFLPAGWINAETIIETLSLSPDSDDPRARTVTALRARVKRASALLRLLTPLSGDPDTDPAPSTSTEEGRRSAKEFFREVLDQTGDGHLDWPDLAAMARELATRLDLDEPEETRLYDAFAAWWRELQAALDTDGDGRVSADEYAAAVPSLAGPALIRVAEVLFDATDKDGSGTIDADEYRTLFRTAFHRDLATTNDTLGRSPFVGDFLSFMSGRRTNTPYDPLLADA; this is translated from the coding sequence ATGACGACCGGAACCACCGCGACAGCCGATGAGGCACCCCTGTTCGGCCCGGAATCACAGTTCCGCGCCTTCTTCGACGACCCGCGCTGGGCGTTGGCCATGATCCGCGCCACCGTGCTGGAGGCCGCCCACCCGCAGATCGGTGCCGCCCTGGCCGACAACTCCACCTTCGTCGCCCATCCCTGGCGTCGGCTGCGCAACACCTTCCTCAGCATGCGGCGCATGTTCGACGCTGACCCGGCGGTACGCGAACGGGAGGCCGCCCGCCTCAACAGGCTGCACGCGCGCATGAGCGGCTCCGACTCCCGCGGCCGCGCCTACGACGCCATGGATCGGGCGGCCCGGGCCTGGGTGGTCGCCACGCTCTACGAGAGCGCCGTCACCATGTGCCGGCTGAGCGGCCAGCCACTCGACCAGGACACCATGGAGCACATGTACGCCGAGTACCGCGCGTTTCTCGCCGCGCTCGACGGCGACGCAGGGGAACTCCCCGAGGACCTGAACGACTTCTGGCGATACTTCGACCGGGTCGTCGAAAACGAGCTGGAGAACACCGAGGCGGCCCGCATCATCCTCTACCGGCTCTTCGACCACCTGCCCGCCCCGGCGCTGCTCGACGGCGCACCGACCCTGTGGGCGGCCGGCCGCGCCGTGGCAGGTCCGCTCCTCGGCGCGATCACCGTCGCCTCGCTCCCCGAGCCCTACCGGCGCCAGGCCGGCCTGCCCGAGATGCCCGGAGCCCCGACCCTCATGCAGGGCGCCTACCTCGCTGCCGGCCTGGCCCGCTTCCTGCCCGCGGGCTGGATCAACGCCGAGACCATCATCGAGACCCTCTCCCTCTCACCCGACAGCGACGACCCCCGCGCCCGGACCGTGACCGCCCTGCGAGCCCGCGTGAAGAGGGCGTCGGCCCTTCTTCGCCTCCTCACACCGCTGAGTGGCGACCCCGACACGGATCCGGCACCCTCGACGAGCACGGAAGAGGGGCGGCGCTCGGCGAAGGAGTTCTTCCGCGAAGTGTTGGACCAGACCGGCGACGGCCACCTCGACTGGCCCGACCTCGCCGCCATGGCCCGTGAACTGGCCACCCGCCTCGACCTGGACGAACCCGAGGAGACCCGGCTCTACGACGCCTTCGCCGCCTGGTGGCGCGAACTCCAGGCAGCCCTCGACACGGACGGCGACGGCCGCGTCAGCGCCGACGAGTACGCTGCCGCCGTCCCCTCCCTGGCCGGGCCAGCTCTGATCCGCGTCGCAGAGGTGCTCTTCGACGCCACCGACAAGGACGGCAGCGGCACCATCGACGCCGACGAGTACCGAACCCTCTTTCGCACCGCCTTCCACCGCGACCTTGCCACCACCAACGACACCCTCGGCCGCAGCCCCTTCGTAGGCGACTTTCTTTCCTTTATGTCGGGCCGCCGCACGAACACTCCGTATGACCCCCTCCTCGCCGACGCCTGA
- the tpg gene encoding telomere-protecting terminal protein Tpg gives MAKEFGHGLNQAVQKAFTRPAPKAAGAQMRYLVKQLKGTKAVAQMLRISQRTVERYVKNQIKKPRPDLAARLETEVKARWQPQIRAKAREKAATTGGIVIDVHARFGYTAPIGTTDQDRVRHLTVALPPQHAARLFEAQQQGEGDDRLRELTAEALKEVYFQDDGRRAGSLDEVQINDVLDLEFEL, from the coding sequence ATGGCCAAGGAGTTCGGACACGGCCTCAACCAAGCGGTGCAGAAGGCGTTCACCCGCCCCGCACCGAAGGCAGCCGGCGCGCAGATGCGGTACCTGGTCAAGCAGCTCAAGGGCACCAAGGCGGTCGCACAGATGCTGCGGATCTCCCAGCGCACCGTCGAGCGGTACGTGAAGAACCAGATCAAAAAACCCCGCCCGGACCTCGCCGCCCGGCTGGAGACCGAGGTGAAGGCCCGGTGGCAGCCGCAGATCCGGGCCAAGGCGAGGGAGAAGGCGGCGACGACCGGCGGCATCGTCATCGACGTCCATGCCCGCTTCGGCTACACCGCGCCGATCGGGACAACGGACCAGGACCGTGTCCGGCACCTCACCGTGGCCCTCCCGCCGCAGCATGCAGCCCGTCTCTTCGAGGCTCAGCAGCAGGGCGAAGGCGATGACCGGCTGCGCGAACTCACCGCCGAAGCACTCAAGGAGGTGTACTTCCAGGACGACGGCCGCCGCGCAGGCTCCCTGGACGAAGTACAGATCAACGACGTGCTGGACCTGGAGTTCGAGCTGTAG
- a CDS encoding aldo/keto reductase codes for MNAVPTISLNNGVQIPQLGFGVFQIEPADTVAATLAALETGYRHIDTAQMYGNEKEVGQAVRDSGLAREDIFVTSKLNNGFHAHDDALKAFDRTLDELRFDYLDLFLIHWPLPGVGDFVEAWTALEEIYRSGRAKAIGVSNFQPHHLRRLLQETEIAPAVNQIEVHPYLTQDEVRAFGAGHRIATEAWAPIAKGKVLDDPTITGIARRIGRTPAQVTLRWHIQRNDIVFPKSVTPSRVKENFALFDFELSEADMAAITGLDRGERTGPDPDTFNYVP; via the coding sequence GTGAACGCGGTTCCCACCATCAGCCTGAACAACGGCGTCCAGATCCCCCAGCTGGGCTTCGGTGTGTTCCAGATCGAGCCGGCCGACACTGTCGCGGCGACGCTGGCCGCCCTGGAGACCGGTTACCGGCACATCGACACCGCCCAGATGTACGGCAACGAGAAGGAGGTCGGCCAGGCGGTACGCGACTCCGGTCTGGCCCGCGAGGACATCTTCGTCACCAGCAAGCTGAACAACGGCTTCCACGCCCACGACGACGCGCTCAAGGCCTTCGACCGGACGCTCGACGAGCTCCGGTTCGACTATCTGGACCTGTTCCTGATCCACTGGCCGCTGCCCGGCGTCGGAGATTTCGTCGAGGCGTGGACGGCCCTGGAGGAGATCTACCGCTCGGGCCGCGCGAAGGCGATCGGGGTCTCCAACTTCCAGCCGCACCATCTGCGGCGGCTCCTCCAGGAGACCGAGATCGCGCCGGCCGTGAACCAGATCGAGGTCCACCCCTATCTGACGCAGGACGAGGTACGCGCGTTCGGCGCCGGGCACCGGATCGCCACCGAGGCGTGGGCGCCGATCGCCAAGGGCAAGGTCCTGGACGACCCGACGATCACCGGGATCGCCCGCCGGATCGGCCGCACCCCGGCGCAGGTCACGCTGCGCTGGCACATTCAGCGGAACGACATCGTGTTCCCGAAGTCCGTCACGCCTTCGCGCGTCAAGGAGAACTTCGCACTCTTCGACTTCGAGCTCAGCGAGGCCGACATGGCCGCCATCACCGGCCTGGACCGCGGTGAGCGCACCGGCCCCGACCCGGACACCTTCAACTACGTCCCGTAG
- a CDS encoding acyl-CoA dehydrogenase family protein, producing the protein MHLEYTPEQQQLRTELRAYFADLVPDNAYARYADPAAQKRFYRETVRRLGGDGWLGVGWPKEYGGRGLSPMEQFIFFDEAAQTGVPLPLMALNTVGPTLMQFGTPEQKSYFLPKILKGEIDFAIGYSEPDAGTDLAALKTRAVREGDETTGHYTVNGQKIWTTNGDTADWVWLAVRTDPAAPAHKGITMLLVPTDDPGYSCTLINTLASHDTAASYYENIRVPASRRVGDENKGWRLITNQLNHERVTLAAHGTMAIRALHNVQRWAAEMETDGGRRVIDLGWVRGRLARTHTRLDAMKLLNWQMVNAVQNGTLTPQDASAVKVYGSEARRDAYAWLMEVIGAAGPLKEGSAGAVLHGELERGYRSAVIFTFGGGNNEIQREIISWIGLGMPRVRR; encoded by the coding sequence GTGCACCTCGAATACACCCCCGAACAGCAGCAGTTGCGTACCGAGCTGCGCGCGTACTTCGCCGACCTGGTACCGGACAACGCCTACGCGCGGTACGCGGACCCGGCGGCCCAGAAGCGCTTCTACCGGGAGACCGTCCGCCGTCTGGGCGGTGACGGCTGGCTGGGTGTCGGCTGGCCGAAGGAGTACGGCGGACGCGGCCTCTCCCCGATGGAGCAGTTCATCTTCTTCGACGAGGCGGCGCAGACCGGTGTGCCGCTGCCGCTGATGGCGCTCAACACGGTCGGCCCGACGCTCATGCAGTTCGGCACCCCCGAGCAGAAGTCGTACTTTCTGCCGAAGATCCTCAAAGGCGAGATCGACTTCGCGATCGGCTACAGCGAGCCCGACGCGGGGACCGACCTCGCCGCACTCAAGACCCGCGCCGTGCGCGAGGGCGACGAGACCACCGGCCACTACACGGTGAACGGCCAGAAGATCTGGACGACCAACGGGGACACCGCCGACTGGGTGTGGCTCGCCGTCCGCACCGATCCGGCGGCCCCCGCCCACAAGGGCATCACCATGCTGCTGGTGCCGACGGACGACCCCGGCTACTCCTGCACCCTCATCAACACCCTGGCCTCGCACGACACCGCAGCCAGCTACTACGAGAACATCAGGGTCCCCGCCTCCCGCCGGGTCGGTGACGAGAACAAGGGCTGGCGGCTGATCACCAACCAGCTCAATCACGAGCGGGTCACCCTCGCAGCCCACGGAACCATGGCTATCCGGGCCCTGCACAACGTCCAGCGGTGGGCAGCGGAGATGGAGACCGACGGCGGGCGCCGGGTCATCGACCTCGGCTGGGTACGCGGCCGGCTGGCCCGCACCCACACCCGGCTCGACGCGATGAAACTGCTGAACTGGCAGATGGTCAACGCCGTACAGAACGGCACGCTCACCCCGCAGGACGCGTCCGCGGTCAAGGTGTACGGATCGGAGGCCCGCAGGGACGCCTACGCCTGGCTGATGGAGGTCATCGGCGCTGCGGGGCCGCTCAAGGAGGGCTCGGCGGGCGCGGTGCTCCACGGCGAACTGGAGCGCGGCTACCGCTCGGCCGTCATCTTCACCTTCGGCGGCGGCAACAACGAGATCCAGCGGGAGATCATCTCCTGGATCGGACTGGGGATGCCGCGCGTGCGGCGATAG
- a CDS encoding medium chain dehydrogenase/reductase family protein — protein MTNAENPSALSNATVTEVVLPGVVEPEGLEVRTRPTPAPGPGEVLLEMEATGVSFAEQQMRRGKYYDQPAYPFVPGYDVVGTVVGTGPGVDSRLTGRRFAALLKTGGWADRLLVSAADLVPVPDGVDPVEAETLVVNGITAWQMLHRAARVRAGQTVLVHGANGGVGSTLVQLALLAGARVIGTASPRHHEALRARGVVPVDYRAPGLADRLRAAAPHGVDAVFDHVGGDGVVDSFRLLAPGGTLVSYGTAATRDTPGSSRLPVLLLIGRLTLWNLLPNRRSAAFYNIWAGKRRAAEFRARTRSDLTQVLSLLADGSLTAAVAARLPLDRAAEALRLAESGTVAGKVVLTPVP, from the coding sequence ATGACGAACGCCGAGAACCCCAGCGCCCTCAGTAACGCCACGGTCACCGAGGTCGTCCTGCCGGGCGTCGTCGAGCCGGAGGGTCTGGAAGTGCGGACCCGGCCGACGCCCGCTCCCGGGCCCGGTGAGGTGCTGCTGGAGATGGAGGCCACCGGCGTCTCGTTTGCCGAGCAGCAGATGCGCCGCGGCAAGTACTACGACCAGCCGGCGTACCCCTTCGTGCCCGGTTACGACGTGGTGGGCACGGTCGTGGGGACGGGGCCGGGCGTGGACTCCCGGCTGACGGGCCGCCGGTTCGCCGCGCTGCTCAAGACCGGGGGCTGGGCGGACCGTCTGCTGGTCAGCGCCGCCGATCTGGTCCCGGTGCCCGACGGCGTCGACCCGGTCGAGGCCGAGACCCTCGTCGTCAACGGGATCACCGCGTGGCAGATGCTGCACCGCGCCGCCCGGGTCCGCGCCGGGCAGACCGTGCTGGTGCACGGTGCGAACGGCGGGGTGGGCTCCACGCTCGTACAGCTGGCCCTGCTGGCCGGGGCCCGGGTCATCGGTACGGCTTCGCCCCGCCACCACGAGGCCCTGCGCGCCCGGGGCGTCGTCCCCGTCGACTACCGGGCGCCCGGTCTGGCGGACCGGCTGCGGGCCGCCGCCCCGCACGGGGTGGACGCCGTCTTCGACCATGTCGGCGGTGACGGTGTCGTCGACTCGTTCCGGCTGCTGGCGCCCGGCGGCACTCTTGTGTCGTACGGCACCGCGGCCACCCGCGACACGCCGGGATCCTCCCGGCTGCCGGTGCTCCTGCTGATCGGGCGGCTGACCCTGTGGAATCTGCTGCCCAACCGACGCAGCGCCGCCTTCTACAACATCTGGGCTGGGAAGCGGCGCGCCGCGGAGTTCCGGGCGCGCACGCGGTCCGATCTGACCCAGGTGCTGAGTCTGCTCGCCGACGGCTCGCTCACCGCCGCCGTCGCGGCCCGCCTCCCGCTGGACCGCGCGGCCGAAGCGCTGCGGCTGGCCGAGTCGGGAACGGTCGCGGGAAAGGTCGTCCTGACCCCGGTGCCGTAG